A single region of the Brachypodium distachyon strain Bd21 chromosome 3, Brachypodium_distachyon_v3.0, whole genome shotgun sequence genome encodes:
- the LOC100824912 gene encoding alpha-aminoadipic semialdehyde synthase, whose product MGSAGTESNDTLLGNGVIGILAETVNMWERRAPLTPSHCARLVLGGGKRKTGVNRIIVQPSTKRIHHDAQYEDAGCEISEDLSECGLIVGIKQPKLEMILPDRAYAFFSHTHKAQKENMPLLDKILEERVSLFDYELIVDDDGKRLLAFGKFAGRAGLIDFLHGLGQRYLSLGYSTPFLSLGQSHMYPSLAAAKAAVIAIGEEIATFGLPSGICPIVFVFTGSGNVSQGAQEIFKLLPHTFVDAEKLPELSAGKHLSPHNQSTRRAFQLYGCVVTSRDMVSPKDPSRCFNKADYYAHPEHYRPIFHERIAPYASAIVNCMYWERRFPRLLSIDQLQQLMTNGCPLVGISDITCDIGGSIEFVNKSTSIERPFFRYDPSTNLYHDDMEGDGVICLAVDILPTEFSREASQHFGDILSRFVISLASSKGLLELPSHLRRACIAYAGRLTPLYEYIPRMRKTMIEMPPAPLNSLPDKKYTTLVSLSGHLFDKFLINEALDIIETAGGAFHLVKCDVGQSIDDVSYSELEVGADDTSTLDKIIDSLNSIASAHRGDPNATRETEISLKIGRVSECGSDDSMDEVGPKILILGAGRVCRPAAEFLASYQNINSSGANDYNTDQVHVVVASLYQKDAEETVEGIKNATAAQLDVSDIGSLSNLVSQVEVVVSLLPASFHAAIARVCIELKKHLVTASYVDDSMSKLEQAAEGAGVTILCEMGLDPGIDHMMAMKMIDEAHAQKGKIKAFTSFCGGLPSPAAANNPLAYKFSWSPAGAIRAGKNPAVYKFLGEVVHVDGSKLFDSAKRLRLPELPAFALEHLPNRNSLMYGDLYGISKEASTVYRSTLRYEGFSEIMAILGKIGFFDAADHPLLQQTNRPTYRVFLNDLLNVNNISTTTSKGNPEVSGGQNDELISRLMALGYCKEKELAVKIFKTIKFLGLDEETEIPKDCSSAFSVICQRMEQRMAYSHNEQDMVLLHHEVEVEYSDGRPTEKHQATLLEFGTVENDRSTTAMALTVGLPAAIGALLLLQNKVQKRGVIRPLEPEIYIPALEILEASGIKLMERVET is encoded by the exons ATGGGATCTGCTGGAACTGAA AGCAACGACACCTTGCTGGGCAATGGGGTCATCGGAATTCTTGCCGAGACTGTTAATATGTGGGAGAGGAGGGCACCATTAACTCCTTCACATTGTGCCCGTCTTGTGCTAGGAGGTGGCAAGCGCAAAACTGGTGTAAACCGAATCATCGTGCAGCCAAGCACAAAGAGGATCCATCATGATGCTCAGTATGAGGATGCTGGATGTGAGATTTCAGAAGACCTGTCCGAGTGTGGTCTTATTGTAGGCATCAAACAACCAAAG TTGGAGATGATTCTTCCAGATAGAGCATATGCATTCTTCTCTCACACCCACAAGgctcagaaagaaaatatgccACTATTAGATAAG ATCCTCGAAGAAAGAGTGTCCTTGTTTGATTATGAGCTGATCGTTGATGATGATGGCAAAAGATTGCTAGCATTTGGGAAATTTGCTGGTAGAGCTGGGCTGATAGACTTCTTACACGGTCTCGGACAGC GATATTTGAGCCTTGGATACTCCACTCCATTTCTCTCTCTGGGACAATCCCATATGTATCCTTCGCTTGCTGCAGCCAAGGCTGCAGTCATTGCCATTGGTGAAGAGATAGCTACATTTGGACTTCCATCTGGAATTTGTCCAATAGTATTTGTATTCACTGGATCTGGAAATG TTTCTCAGGGCGCACAAGAGATATTCAAGCTATTACCCCATACATTTGTTGATGCCGAGAAACTTCCTGAGCTCTCTGCG GGCAAGCATTTGTCTCCACACAATCAGTCAACCAGGAGAGCGTTCCAGCTATATGGATGTGTTGTCACGTCTAGAGACATGGTCTCACCCAAGGATCCCAGCAGATGTTTCAACAAA GCTGACTATTATGCTCATCCAGAACACTACAGACCTATTTTTCATGAAAGGATTGCTCCATATGCATCTGCCATTG TGAACTGTATGTACTGGGAGAGAAGGTTTCCGCGACTATTGAGCATTGATCAGTTACAACAGCTCATGACTAATGGGTGCCCTTTGGTTGGTATTTCTGATATAACATGTGACATTGGAGGTTCAATAGAATTTGTGAACAAGAGTACATCAATAGAGAGGCCTTTCTTCCG GTACGATCCTTCTACTAATTTATACCATGATGATATGGAGGGCGATGGTGTGATCTGCTTAGCTGTTGACATTCTCCCTACAGAGTTTTCTAGGGAG GCCTCCCAGCATTTTGGAGACATATTATCTAGATTTGTTATTAGCTTGGCCTCATCTAAGGGACTGTTGGAGCTTCCTTCCCACTTGAGAAGAGCTTGCATTGCATATGCTGGCAGGCTCACTCCTCTGTATGAATATATTCCTCGGATGAGAAAGACTATGAT AGAAATGCCGCCAGCTCCTCTAAATTCACTGCCTGATAAGAAGTACACCACCCTG GTATCTCTCAGTGGCCACCTCTTTGATAAGTTCCTTATAAATGAAGCTCTGGACATTATTGAAACAGCTGGAGGTGCTTTTCACTTGGTTAAATGCGATGTTGGACAAAGCATTGACGATGTGTCATACTCAGAGCTTGAA GTAGGAGCAGATGATACTTCTACGTTGGATAAAATTATCGATTCCTTGAATTCTATAGCTAGTGCACATCGTGGAGATCCTAATGCCACAAGAGAAACGGAAATATCTCTCAAAATAGGAAGAGTCAGCGAATGCGGAAGTGATGACAGCATGGATGAAGTAGGACCAAAGATTTTGATTCTTGGAGCTGGAAGAGTTTGTCGGCCAGCTGCTGAATTTCTAGCATCTTATCAAAACATCAATAGCAGCGGTGCTAATGACTATAACACTGACCAAGTTCATGTTGTTGTGGCATCTCTGTATCAAAAAGATGCAGAAGAG ACAGTTGAAGGAATAAAGAACGCAACAGCAGCTCAGCTTGATGTTTCAGATATTGGAAGTCTTTCAAATCTTGTTTCACAG GTTGAAGTTGTAGTTAGCTTGCTTCCTGCTAGTTTTCATGCAGCCATCGCAAGAGTATGCATAGAG CTCAAGAAGCACTTGGTCACAGCAAGCTATGTTGATGATTCCATGTCAAAGTTGGAGCAAGCTGCAGAAGGAGCAGGTGTAACTATACTCTGCGAAATGGGTCTTGATCCTGGCATAG ATCACATGATGGCAATGAAAATGATTGATGAGGCACATGCTCAAAAGGGGAAAATAAAGGCGTTTACATCTTTCTGCGGTGGACTTCCATCTCCAGCCGCAGCAAATAATCCACTAGCCTATAAGTTCAG TTGGAGTCCAGCAGGTGCCATCCGAGCAGGAAAAAATCCTGCTGTCTACAAATTTCTTGGAGAGGTTGTCCATGTAGATG GTAGTAAATTATTTGACTCGGCAAAGAGGCTCAGACTACCGGAGCTTCCAGCTTTTGCTCTGGAACACTTGCCAAATCGGAATTCCTTAATGTATGGGGATCTGTATGGGATCTCCAAAGAAGCATCTACTGTATATAGGTCCACTCTTCGTTACGAAG GATTTAGTGAGATCATGGCTATCCTGGGAAAAATTGGGTTTTTTGATGCTGCAGATCATCCACTGCTACAACAAACTAATCGCCCAACATATAGGGTTTTTCTCAATGATCTCCTTAATGTTAATAACATCTCTACAACGacgagcaagggaaatccagAAGTCTCCGGAGGACAGAATGATGAACTGATTTCCAGACTCATGGCCCTTGGGTAttgcaaagaaaaggaacTAGCTGTCAAGATATTCAAAACAATCAA GTTCTTGGGACTGGATGAGGAGACAGAGATACCTAAGGATTGTTCAAGTGCATTCAGTGTTATTTGCCAACGAATGGAACAGAGGATGGCATATAGCCACAATGAGCAG GATATGGTACTGCTCCACCATGAAGTCGAGGTGGAGTACTCCGACGGGCGACCCACTGAGAAGCACCAAGCAACGCTGCTGGAGTTTGGAACTGTCGAGAACGACAGGTCCACGACCGCCATGGCCCTCACCGTCGGGTTACCGGCAGCGATAGGAGCCCTG CTGTTGCTCCAGAACAAGGTCCAGAAGAGAGGGGTGATCCGGCCTCTGGAACCTGAAATCTACATCCCAG CGCTGGAGATCTTGGAAGCGTCGGGCATCAAGCTGATGGAGAGAGTGGAGACTTAG
- the LOC104584327 gene encoding beta-1,3-galactosyltransferase pvg3, producing MSGRSGDQHQLPVAAMRKQLQHAGAMSFPSRLSTSSKALVLLPLLLLGFIYLFVYPKEFQLQSLMASCAQPPATLMSSSRLGDETTTMATVKPDFRLLIGVLTRADVYERRHLLRMVYNLQRLSSQALAAQVDVRFVFCRLYKDDQRVLVPLEILLHGDIIVLDACEENLNEGKTYTYFSTVASLYADDPYDYVMKVDDDIFVRLPELLASLAKMPREDAYYGATIPCEEMDPHNGYMSGMGYALSWDLVQWVATSDIAWNHTVGPEDMMTGQWLREGGKGKNRFNAKPAMHDYLLPVPVDKCEHELMPDSIAVHRLKDNPRWAQVLGYFNFTAALKPSKFYNMKS from the coding sequence ATGAGCGGCAGATCAGGAGACCAGCATCAGCTGCCGGTGGCCGCCATGAGGAAGCAGCTGCAGCACGCCGGCGCCATGAGCTTCCCCAGCAGGCTGTCGACCTCGAGCAAGGCACTGGTGCTGCTCCCCTTGCTTCTCCTCGGCTTCATCTACCTCTTCGTCTACCCCAAGGAGTTCCAGCTGCAGTCGCTCATGGCCTCCTGCGCCCAGCCCCCCGCCACCCTGATGTCCTCTTCGCGCCTCGGGGACGAGACGACAACAATGGCCACCGTGAAGCCGGACTTCCGGCTGCTCATCGGCGTGCTGACCCGGGCCGACGTctacgagcgccggcacctcCTGCGCATGGTCTACAACCTCCAGCGGCTCTCCTCGCAGGCCCTCGCGGCGCAGGTGGACGTGCGCTTCGTCTTCTGCCGGCTCTACAAGGACGACCAGCGCGTCCTCGTGCCGCTCGAGATCCTCCTCCATGGCGACATCATCGTGCTCGACGCGTGCGAGGAGAACCTCAACGAGGGCAAGACGTACACCTACTTCTCCACGGTCGCGTCCCTCTACGCCGACGACCCCTACGACTACGTCATGAAGGTGGATGACGACATCTTCGTCCGCCTCCCGGAGCTCCTGGCCTCCCTGGCCAAGATGCCCCGGGAGGACGCGTACTACGGGGCCACCATCCCGTGTGAGGAGATGGACCCGCACAACGGGTACATGTCCGGCATGGGGTACGCCCTCTCGTGGGACCTCGTGCAGTGGGTGGCCACGTCCGACATAGCATGGAACCACACCGTGGGGCCCGAGGACATGATGACCGGGCAGTGGCTCAGGGAAGGGGGGAAGGGGAAGAACAGGTTCAATGCCAAGCCGGCCATGCATGACTACCTGCTGCCCGTGCCTGTGGACAAGTGCGAGCACGAGCTCATGCCGGATAGCATCGCCGTGCACCGCCTCAAGGACAACCCGCGTTGGGCACAAGTGCTCGGGTACTTCAACTTCACCGCCGCGCTCAAGCCCTCCAAGTTCTACAACATGAAGTCCTAg
- the LOC100826139 gene encoding 60S ribosomal protein L35a-1, which translates to MVKGRTGQRVRLYVRGTILGYKRSKSNQYETTSLVQIEGVNTKEDVAWYGGKRMAYVYKAKTKSDGTHYRCIWGKVSRPHGNSGVVRAKFKSNLPAEAMGRKVRVFMYPSSI; encoded by the exons atggTGAAGGGACGCACGGGGCAGCGCGTCAGGCTCTACGTCCGCGGCACCATCCTCGGATACAAGAG GTCCAAGTCGAACCAGTACGAGACGACGTCGCTGGTGCAGATCGAGGGGGTGAACACCAAGGAGGACGTGGCGTGGTACGGCGGGAAGCGGATGGCGTACGTCTACAAGGCCAAGACCAAGAGCGACGGCACGCACTACCGCTGCATCTGGGGCAAGGTCTCCCGCCCCCACGGCAACTCCGGCGTCGTCCGCGCCAAGTTCAAGTCCAACCTGCCGGCGGAGGCCATG GGGCGCAAGGTCAGGGTCTTCATGTATCCCAGCAGCATCTAA